In Cedecea neteri, a single genomic region encodes these proteins:
- a CDS encoding arsenic metallochaperone ArsD family protein — translation MARIEIYEAAGCCATSSVNVQQADLQWSADLDWAKQNGIAIERYNLAKNPASFINNPTVKHLLNESGSSVLPIVLVDGALALAGKRPNRVDLARWANVPFTQDWEQHSAEPGCCTIPRLP, via the coding sequence ATGGCCAGAATTGAAATTTATGAGGCAGCCGGCTGCTGCGCGACGAGCAGCGTAAACGTCCAGCAAGCCGATCTGCAGTGGAGCGCCGATCTCGACTGGGCGAAGCAAAACGGTATCGCTATTGAGCGGTACAATCTGGCTAAAAATCCCGCCAGCTTTATCAATAACCCCACGGTGAAACATCTCCTGAATGAGTCTGGCTCCAGCGTGCTGCCGATTGTGCTGGTCGATGGCGCATTAGCCCTGGCCGGTAAACGCCCGAACCGCGTGGATCTGGCCCGTTGGGCCAACGTCCCCTTCACCCAGGACTGGGAACAACACAGCGCTGAACCCGGCTGCTGCACCATCCCCCGCCTGCCTTAA